Proteins found in one Primulina eburnea isolate SZY01 chromosome 16, ASM2296580v1, whole genome shotgun sequence genomic segment:
- the LOC140817066 gene encoding uncharacterized protein encodes MGNCLIGGMGEGDKSAVIKVTTLNGGVMEFHTPVTAESITDEFPGHGIFQSHDLFWKPLPHSQLLTAGESYHLLPLLGNIVTSGSTGSKAARLGHVRSNSDQPGAAAPYRMSFHSPAGFTKKSAGARGFWKVKLVISPEQLMEILEEEEKTEELIESVRTVGKCGSCVNGSDEWSFCSSRNAASNSNKDAFLIIRLVKPQKFGRLDTNQHWNSWFKSSCTFYYTWFAIIKRSAQRSETGKTFAATKF; translated from the coding sequence ATGGGGAATTGCTTGATCGGAGGGATGGGAGAAGGCGACAAGTCGGCCGTTATCAAAGTTACGACTTTAAACGGCGGCGTAATGGAATTCCACACCCCAGTGACGGCGGAATCCATCACAGACGAGTTTCCCGGTCACGGGATATTCCAGAGCCACGACCTCTTCTGGAAGCCGTTACCCCACAGCCAACTCCTCACCGCCGGAGAGTCTTACCACTTGCTTCCGCTGCTGGGCAACATCGTCACGAGCGGCAGTACTGGATCAAAGGCGGCGAGGTTGGGGCACGTGAGATCTAACAGCGATCAACCTGGTGCGGCGGCGCCGTACAGGATGTCGTTTCATAGCCCAGCTGGGTTCACGAAGAAGTCGGCGGGGGCCCGTGGGTTTTGGAAAGTGAAGTTAGTTATTAGCCCGGAGCAGTTGATGGAGATTTTGGAGGAGGAGGAGAAGACGGAGGAGCTGATCGAGAGCGTGAGAACTGTGGGGAAGTGCGGGAGCTGCGTGAACGGTTCTGATGAGTGGAGCTTTTGTAGCAGCAGAAATGCGGCTTCTAATTCTAACAAAGATGCATTCCTTATTATTAGACTTGTAAAACCTCAGAAATTTGGTAGATTAGATACAAACCAACATTGGAATTCTTGGTTTAAATCTAGTTGCACTTTCTATTACACATGGTTTGCCATCATAAAACGGTCCGCACAGCGTTCCGAAACGGGAAAGACATTCGCCGCGACAAAATTCTAG